A stretch of DNA from Brassica oleracea var. oleracea cultivar TO1000 unplaced genomic scaffold, BOL UnpScaffold01289, whole genome shotgun sequence:
AAAAAAGAGAATTTAGGAGTAGACTGAGGAAACCATACCCCTTTATTCCAATCACAAACCGGCTGAACTTGACGCATAGACTGCCAAGTCTTCTTTGTTGAGAAACTGTTTGCAAAAGTGTTTCCATTCTGCTTCCAAAGAGGGATATCGTCTTTTTCACTTCTCCTATTTTGGACCTTCTCAATTTCTTCTTCCACCTCATTTAGAATACTCAGTCTGTGTCTTCGTCTACGGTGTCCCATTAAAACATCAGCAACATGTGAATCCTCAGTAATACCCATAGCCAAATTCCCTCCTCTGCCCAATACATCCTTTAAACATCCAAGCTGAGACCAAGAATCATACCAAAAAGATGTATGCTCCCCATTATAAACATCCATCTTAAGGTATTGTTTAGCATAATCCcttaacttcaaaaaaaaactccacATTCAAGAGCCTGCAGCTGCGCTTCTCATCGACCAGAAAGACCCCTTTCGAATCAAATAACAGTGGATCCATTTGACCCATAGAGATGAATGACAAGCAAAGATCCTCCAGAGCAGCTTCAGAACAAAGACCAAATTGATTTCCTTAAGCGGTCTTAGCCCCAAACCCCCTTCACACTTCGGCAAACATACATCCTTCCAACTAACTTTGGCTTTACTTGTCTTTAAATCTGGTCCAGACCAAAGAAAAGCAGAGCATAAACTTTCAATCTCCTTTAGGCAACTACTAGGGAGTCTAAAAGCCGATAACTAGAAATTTGCCATGCTAGTAATCACTGAGCTGATGAGTTGAAGCCGACCTCCATACGATAAGAATCTACCCGTCCAAGACTTCATCCTCTTTCTGATTTTCTCCACCAAGGGCATATAATCAGTCACCGTCATTCTCTTTGTGAGCAAGGGTAGTCCAAGATATCTTACTGGAAGATTTCCAGTCTCAAAGGGGAAACAAGCAAGAATATCACTCTCTTGATCTTTTGAAATCCCAGCCGTGTAGAAGTGGACTTTTCAAGACTTATCTTTAGACCAGAGATATTAGCAAATTCTTCAAAAATCTTGAGAATACCTGCTATTGAGCGCTTTGTACCATCAGTGAAGACAAACAAATCATCAGTAAAACACAGGTGCGTAAGCAGAATGTTCTGGCACCGAGGGTGATAGCCAATGATCTTCTGCGCTGCAGCTTTGTCTAGTAGGTGAGACAAAACGTTCATACATATAACAAAGAGGTAGGGAGAGAGAGCACAACCCTGCCTCAGACCTCGCTTACTCTGAAAAAAGCCTGCTAGCTCTCCATTTACTTGAACCGAGAAAGAAGGAGTGCAGACAAAAAGCTCAATCCAATGCACAAACTTCTCTGGCATATTTAAAGCTCTCAACGTGTTCAGCATAAAAGGCCAGTGAACAGAATCAAAAGCCTTTGCTATATCAATCTTCATAGCGCATCTAGGTGATATATCTTCCTTATGATAATCCTTGACAATTTCAGTAGCTAGCAACAGATTCTCCACCAACAATCTATCTCTAACAAAAGCTGATTGATTTGGGGATATACATTGAGGAAGCGTACCTTTCAGANNNNNNNNNNNNNNNNNNNNNNNNNNNNNNNNNNNNNNNNNNNNNNNNNNNNNNNNNNNNNNNNNNNNNNNNNNNNNNNNNNNNNNNNNNNNNNNNNNNNNNNNNNNNNNNNNNNNNNNNNNNNNNNNNNNNNNNNNNNNNNNNNNNNNNNNNNNNNNNNNNNNNNNNNNNNNNNNNNNNNNNNNNNNNNNNNNNNNNNNNNNNNNNNNNNNNNNNNNNNNNNNNNNNNNNNNNNNNNNNNNNNNNNNNNNNNNNNNNNNNNNNNNNNNNNNNNNNNNNNNNNNNNNNNNNNNNNNNNNNNNNNNNNNNNNNNNNNNNNNNNNNNNNNNNNNNNNNNNNNNNNNNNNNNNNNNNNNNNNNNNNNNNNNNNNNNNNNNNNNNNNNNNNNNNNNNNNNNNNNNNNNNNNNNNNNNNNNNNNNNNNNNNNNNNNNNNNNNNNNNNNNNNNNNNNNNNNNNNNNNNNNNNNNNNNNNNNNNNNNNNNNNNNNNNNNNNNNNNNNNNNNNNNNNNNNNNNNNNNNNNNNNNNNNNNNNNNNNNNNNNNNNNNNNNNNNNNNNNNNNNNNNNNNNNNNNNNNNNNNNNNNNNNNNNNNNNNNNNNNNNNNNNNNNNNNNNNNNNNNNNNNNNNNNNNNNNNNNNNNNNNNNNNNNNNNNNNNNNNNNNNNNNNNNNNNNNNNNNNNNNNNNNNNNNNNNNNNNNNNNNNNNNNNNNNNNNNNNNNNNNNNNNNNNNNNNNNNNNNNNNNNNNNNNNNNNNNNNNNNNNNNNNNNNNNNNNNNNNNNNNNNNNNNNNNNNNNNNNNNNNNNNNNNNNNNNNNNNNNNNNNNNNNNNNNNNNNNNNNNNNNNNNNNNNNNNNNNNNNNNNNNNNNNNNNNNNNNNNNNNNNNNNNNNNNNNNNNNNNNNNNNNNNNNNNNNNNNNNNNNNNNNNNNNNNNNNNNNNNNNNNNNNNNNNNNNNNNNNNNNNNNNNNNNNNNNNNNNNNNNNNNNNNNNNNNNNNNNNNNNNNNNNNNNNNNNNNNNNNNNNNNNNNNNNNNNNNNNNNNNNNNNNNNNNNNNNNNNNNNNNNNNNNNNNNNNNNNNNNNNNNNNNNNNNNNNNNNNNNNNNNNNNNNNNNNNNNNNNNNNNNNNNNNNNNNNNNNNNNNNNNNNNNNNNNNNNNNNNNNNNNNNNNNNNNNNNNNNNNNNNNNNNNNNNNNNNNNNNNNNNNNNNNNNNNNNNNNNNNNNNNNNNNNNNNNNNNNNNNNNNNNNNNNNNNNNNNNNNNNNNNNNNNNNNNNNNNNNNNNNNNNNNNNNNNNNNNNNNNNNNNNNNNNNNNNNNNNNNNNNNNNNNNNNNNNNNNNNNNNNNNNNNNNNNNNNNNNNNNNNNNNNNNNNNNNNNNNNNNNNNNNNNNNNNNNNNNNNNNNNNNNNNNNNNNNNNNNNNNNNNNNNNNNNNNNNNNNNNNNNNNNNNNNNNNNNNNNNNNNNNNNNNNNNNNNNNNNNNNNNNNNNNNNNNNNNNNNNNNNNNNNNNNNNNNNNNNNNNNNNNNNNNNNNNNNNNNNNNNNNNNNNNNNNNNNNNNNNNNNNNNNNNNNNNNNNNNNNNNNNNNNNNNNNNNNNNNNNNNNNNNNNNNNNNNNNNNNNNNNNNNNNNNNNNNNNNNNNNNNNNNNNNNNNNNNNNNNNNNNNNNNNNNNNNNNNNNNNNNNNNNNNNNNNNNNNNNNNNNNNNNNNNNNNNNNNNNNNNNNNNNNNNNNNNNNNNNNNNNNNNNNNNNNNNNNNNNNNNNNNNNNNNNNNNNNNNNNNNNNNNNNNNNNNNNNNNNNNNNNNNNNNNNNNNNNNNNNNNNNNNNNNNNNNNNNNNNNNNNNNNNNNNNNNNNNNNNNNNNNNTGGTAAAACATCAGACCATCCCTCAACTATTTGCCCTTCCTCAATCTCATTCAACTCCACCTCATTACCATTTACTCCGTTCTTCTTATGTACTAAAATTTTGTCCATTGCCTTCTCTATTTCATCACTTGCCTTCTCTATCTCATCCTTTGTTTTCTCTACATCCTCCCTCTGCTTTTCCATCTGATCTGCCAATCCTACACCATCCTTTTTATTCATTACACAAGCTTTTTCTTCATGCCCACACTTTCCACATGTATTACACCTTGTAGGAAGCCAAGGATAGATGAACTCCACCAGAGAGGACTTTCCATCTTTTGTGAAATTTATCTTCCTAGGCAGTTCCTTTGTCAAATCCGCATTGACAAAAATCTTTGCAAGCTTAAAGTTGGAGCAAGAAGCCATTTCAGGATGTAGTCGCACAGGAAACCCAGCTTCACTAACAATGAAACTAATCCCCTGCCAAGAGTACATGTTCATGGGAACGTTTTTGAGATACACCCACAGTGGAATAGACTTGACCTCAGGTTTCTCCTTCAACTCATCAGGTGTCCATTTGGTGACAATGAGCGGAATATTGCCAATGTTCCACATGCCTCTTCGTAGTATCCTAGCTCTCATCAACGAATTTGATACTTTAAACTTCATCGTCGTAGCATCaacctcttgaacatcaatctGCTGTGATTTCCCCCCTTGCCAGATCTTGTTCACGATGGCATGAACAGACACAATATGAGGAGCCGTATCCAAAAATTTCCCAATCAAGTAATCTTCCCAAAGATGATTTGCGTTGTTAAGAATCTCATCCGGAATCTCCACGACTTTCTGCCCCTCTTGCTTAGTGATGTCGAGCTCATACCTTTTCAGAACTTTCTTCTCTTGCGCTACCTCCACCCATGAAGAACCATGTAAAGATCCTCCTTCTCGAGTTCTTGTCTGATGATTCGAGTCTCTTCCGTAAaggttttcgtaaagaagaatctatttcgaaaaagtatttgtcgaataAGTttcctacgtttttcttcttcggagatttggacgttaatttcgtcgtaaccgttttcgaccccaacagttagcccccagctcgttagagtcgagactcttgCGGGCGGTTTAACGATTTTGGCgaagttaggcgtattgaacgaagtttacttcaaattccgcggaagagaattctcgagaaaacttttatataaaattctgAGTCCCcatttctataagtagtgagctcttgtcattcatttgcttcacacctttcCTTCTCCAAGCCTTCAaaactctctagctccaaatcccttatttttaacatgtcttcttcccatggtgacaagcaAAGTTCTGAtgtggagatgggcgaggctACGTCTCCGGCGCCGATTCCGATTTCTCCAATCGAAGTGCCGGCTTGTGTTGCcgatcatctctcctttcgagagaaattagttcgtcgccaagccgagaaggAAAAGGAGCGAGCTGGCACCGAGTTA
This window harbors:
- the LOC106321180 gene encoding uncharacterized protein LOC106321180, whose translation is MDVYNGEHTSFWYDSWSQLGCLKDVLGRGGNLAMGITEDSHVADVLMGHRRRRHRLSILNEVEEEIEKVQNRRSEKDDIPLWKQNGNTFANSFSTKKTWQSMRQVQP